The following coding sequences lie in one Populus nigra chromosome 15, ddPopNigr1.1, whole genome shotgun sequence genomic window:
- the LOC133674277 gene encoding 3-oxoacyl-[acyl-carrier-protein] synthase II, chloroplastic-like isoform X2, whose product MTGSASLSSPLCTWLLAACMSVTCAKESAHPLSPPSYNSSRRRKAKAAALPMKCCCCSSIRGIVHSSPSNDNTNNKSTLSFKGLMSSCLADEPCSRYYASGGLLRRRLNSEHALFLSLNISGQAMAVAVQPTREVETKKKPLTRQRRVVVTGMGVVSPLGHDPGVFYSNLLQGVSGVTRIEAFDCAQFPTRIAGEIKSFSTDGWVAPKLSKRMDKFMLYMLTAGKKALADGGITEDVMDELNKTKCGVLIGSAMGGMKVFNDAIEALRISYKKMNPFCVPFATTNMGSAMLAMDLGWMGPNYSISTACATSNFCILNAANHIIRGEADVMLCGGSDAAIIPIGLGGFVACRALSQRNDDPTRASRPWDMNRDGFVMGEGAGVLLLEELEHAKKRGANIYAEFLGGSFTCDAYHMTEPRPDGVGVILCIEKALSQSGISKEDVNYINAHATSTPAGDLKEYQALMHCFGQNSGLRVNATKSMIGHLLGAAGAVEAIAAIQAIRTGWVHPNINLENPDQGVDTSVLVGPKKERLDIKAALSNSFGFGGHNSSIIFAPFK is encoded by the exons ATGACGGGGTCAGCTTCATTGTCATCTCCGCTGTGCACGTGGCTGCTCGCGGCTTGCATGTCGGTCACGTGCGCTAAGGAAAGCGCACACCCGTTGTCTCCACCGTCGTATAATTCTAGTCGCAGACGGAAGGCTAAGGCGGCTGCTCTTCCTATGAAATGCTGCTGCTGCAGCAGTATTAGGGGAATAGTCCATTCTTCTCCttcaaatgacaacactaataaTAAAAGTACGTTGAGTTTTAAAGGATTAATGAGCTCTTGTTTGGCTGATGAACCTTGTAGCCGTTACTACGCTTCTGGTGGACTCTTGAGACGACGACTCA ACTCCGAACATGcgctttttttgtctttaaataTTTCAGGGCAAGCCATGGCTGTAGCTGTGCAACCTACAAGGGAAGTGGAGACAAAAAAGAAACCACTTACGAGGCAAAGGCGAGTAGTTGTGACAGGGATGGGTGTGGTCTCACCTCTTGGTCATGATCCAGGTGTCTTCTACAGTAATCTTCTCCAAGGTGTAAGCGGTGTGACTCGGATAGAGGCTTTTGACTGTGCTCAATTTCCCACG AGAATTGCTGGAGAAATCAAGTCTTTCTCAACTGATGGATGGGTTGCTCCAAAATTGTCGAAGAGAATGGATAAATTCATGCTTTACATGCTTACTGCTGGCAAAAAAGCCTTGGCGGATGGAGGGATTACTGAGGATGTGATGGATGAACTGAATAAAACGAAGTGTGGAGTTTTGATTGGCTCAGCAATGGGTGGGATGAAG GTTTTCAATGATGCAATTGAAGCTTTAAGGATCTCATACAAGAAGATGAATCCTTTCTGTGTTCCTTTTGCAACTACAAATATGGGTTCTGCTATGCTTGCAATGGATCTG GGATGGATGGGaccaaattattcaatttcCACTGCTTGTGCAACCAGCAACTTTTGTATATTGAATGCAGCAAACCATATCATTAGAGGCGAAGCT GATGTTATGCTTTGTGGTGGCTCTGACGCAGCAATTATTCctatag GATTGGGGGGTTTTGTAGCATGCAGAGCACTTTCTCAGAGGAATGATGATCCAACAAGAGCTTCACGGCCTTGGGACATg AATCGGGATGGATTTGTCATGGGGGAAGGAGCTGGTGTTCTGCTTCTAGAAGAATTAGAACATGCTAAG AAAAGAGGTGCCAATATCTATGCAGAATTTCTTGGAGGGAGCTTTACGTGTGATGCTTATCATATGACTGAGCCACGTCCTGATG GGGTTGGTGTGATTCTCTGCATAGAGAAGGCATTATCACAGTCTGGGATATCCAAAGAGGATGTGAATTACATAAATGCACATGCTACATCCACACCGGCAGGTGACCTCAAAGAGTATCAAGCTCTCATGCATTGTTTTGGCCAGAATTCTGGT TTGAGGGTGAACGCAACAAAATCCATGATTGGTCACTTACTGGGAGCAGCTGGTGCTGTGGAAGCCATAGCAGCAATACAG GCAATACGGACAGGATGGGTTCATCCAAATATCAATCTAGAAAATCCAGATCAAGGCGTG gacACGAGTGTATTAGTGGGCCCGAAGAAAGAGAGACTAGACATTAAGGCTGCGTTATCTAATTCATTTGGGTTTGGTGGCCACAACTCATCGATCATTTTTGCCCCATTCAAGTGA
- the LOC133674693 gene encoding uncharacterized protein LOC133674693, producing MATNLTFTASNVRLQYYIPNASDYPVFLAKQCNPGVSEDSSLILKLLKRIHRSDKSLPEDLFDQLEDEPLDLLDQHKTRSALRSSAHLKRKQESDDEPEIDPKGWLIVCGGKTKKEKATDPDSDVRREAGSFNSVNSRKTQKRRKTSDSGWAYTGNEYVSKKAGADMRRKDKLEPYAYWPLDRKMMSQRPEHRAAARKGMARAVKMAKKLEGKSASTALSMKLINFNSQKKGSKRKSSYQHSHFLLFWRKANS from the exons atggcaaccaacctaacattTACTGCATCCAATGTCAGACTTCAGTACTATATACCAAATGCATCAGACTATCCAGTGTTTCTGGCAAAACAATGCAATCCTGGTGTTTCTGAGGATTCTTCTCTGATCTTGAAATT GCTTAAAAGAATACACAGGTCAGACAAGAGTTTGCCAGAAGACTTGTTTGACCAGTTAGAAGATGAGCCACTTGACTTGCTTGATCAGCACAAAACACGATCAGCCCTGCGATCATCTGCGCACCttaaaagaaagcaagaatcAGATGATGAGCCAGAGATCGACCCTAAAGGGTGGCTGATAGTTTGTGGAGGGAAAACAAAGAAGGAAAAGGCCACTGACCCTGATTCAGATGTGAGGCGTGAAGCAGGCAGTTTCAACTCTGTGAACTCCAGGAAAACTCAGAAGCGCAGGAAAACTTCAGATTCTGGGTGGGCTTACACTGGAAATGAATATGTTAGCAAGAAAGCTGGTGCGGATATGAGAAGGAAGGACAAGCTTGAGCCATATGCATATTGGCCATTAGATCGCAAGATGATGAGCCAGAGACCAGAGCATCGAGCAGCTGCGAGGAAAGGGATGGCCAGGGCTGTAAAAATGGCCAAGAAGCTTGAGGGCAAGAGTGCTTCAACTGCGCTGTCCATGAAGCTCATCAATTTTAATAGTCAGAAGAAAGGCAGCAAAAGAAAGAGCAGTTATCAGCACTCGCATTTCCTCCTGTTCTGGAGAAAGGCAAATTCTTAA
- the LOC133673838 gene encoding transcriptional corepressor SEUSS-like produces MKDLIDYSRETGTGPMESLAKFPRRTDSSSGFHSQASQPEGQQQQQQLQTIPQNSNSDRSSAQVPMQITASNGMASVNNSLTTASATTSASTVVGLLHQNSMNSRHQNSMNNASSPYGGNSVQIPSPGYSTSTTIS; encoded by the exons ATGAAAGACTTGATTGATTATAGCCGAGAAACAGGAACTGGACCAATGG AGAGTTTGGCCAAGTTCCCTCGGAGGACAGATTCTTCATCTGGGTTCCATAGTCAAGCTTCACAGCCTGAGggacagcagcagcagcagcaactgcAAACAATACCCCAGAACTCAAATAGTGATCGAAGTTCAGCCCAAGTCCCAATGCAAATCACTGCTAGCAATGGTATGGCTAGTGTAAATAACTCACTCACCACAGCATCTGCAACCACGTCTGCCAGCACTGTCGTGGGGCTTCTCCACCAAAATTCAATGAATTCAAGACACCAAAATTCTATGAATAATGCAAGCAGTCCCTATGGAGGAAACTCTGTTCAGATTCCATCTCCTGGTTACTCCACCTCGACCACTATATCCTGA
- the LOC133674277 gene encoding 3-oxoacyl-[acyl-carrier-protein] synthase II, chloroplastic-like isoform X1, producing MTGSASLSSPLCTWLLAACMSVTCAKESAHPLSPPSYNSSRRRKAKAAALPMKCCCCSSIRGIVHSSPSNDNTNNKSTLSFKGLMSSCLADEPCSRYYASGGLLRRRLSPPATSGQAMAVAVQPTREVETKKKPLTRQRRVVVTGMGVVSPLGHDPGVFYSNLLQGVSGVTRIEAFDCAQFPTRIAGEIKSFSTDGWVAPKLSKRMDKFMLYMLTAGKKALADGGITEDVMDELNKTKCGVLIGSAMGGMKVFNDAIEALRISYKKMNPFCVPFATTNMGSAMLAMDLGWMGPNYSISTACATSNFCILNAANHIIRGEADVMLCGGSDAAIIPIGLGGFVACRALSQRNDDPTRASRPWDMNRDGFVMGEGAGVLLLEELEHAKKRGANIYAEFLGGSFTCDAYHMTEPRPDGVGVILCIEKALSQSGISKEDVNYINAHATSTPAGDLKEYQALMHCFGQNSGLRVNATKSMIGHLLGAAGAVEAIAAIQAIRTGWVHPNINLENPDQGVDTSVLVGPKKERLDIKAALSNSFGFGGHNSSIIFAPFK from the exons ATGACGGGGTCAGCTTCATTGTCATCTCCGCTGTGCACGTGGCTGCTCGCGGCTTGCATGTCGGTCACGTGCGCTAAGGAAAGCGCACACCCGTTGTCTCCACCGTCGTATAATTCTAGTCGCAGACGGAAGGCTAAGGCGGCTGCTCTTCCTATGAAATGCTGCTGCTGCAGCAGTATTAGGGGAATAGTCCATTCTTCTCCttcaaatgacaacactaataaTAAAAGTACGTTGAGTTTTAAAGGATTAATGAGCTCTTGTTTGGCTGATGAACCTTGTAGCCGTTACTACGCTTCTGGTGGACTCTTGAGACGACGACTCAGTCCCCCCGCTACTTCCg GGCAAGCCATGGCTGTAGCTGTGCAACCTACAAGGGAAGTGGAGACAAAAAAGAAACCACTTACGAGGCAAAGGCGAGTAGTTGTGACAGGGATGGGTGTGGTCTCACCTCTTGGTCATGATCCAGGTGTCTTCTACAGTAATCTTCTCCAAGGTGTAAGCGGTGTGACTCGGATAGAGGCTTTTGACTGTGCTCAATTTCCCACG AGAATTGCTGGAGAAATCAAGTCTTTCTCAACTGATGGATGGGTTGCTCCAAAATTGTCGAAGAGAATGGATAAATTCATGCTTTACATGCTTACTGCTGGCAAAAAAGCCTTGGCGGATGGAGGGATTACTGAGGATGTGATGGATGAACTGAATAAAACGAAGTGTGGAGTTTTGATTGGCTCAGCAATGGGTGGGATGAAG GTTTTCAATGATGCAATTGAAGCTTTAAGGATCTCATACAAGAAGATGAATCCTTTCTGTGTTCCTTTTGCAACTACAAATATGGGTTCTGCTATGCTTGCAATGGATCTG GGATGGATGGGaccaaattattcaatttcCACTGCTTGTGCAACCAGCAACTTTTGTATATTGAATGCAGCAAACCATATCATTAGAGGCGAAGCT GATGTTATGCTTTGTGGTGGCTCTGACGCAGCAATTATTCctatag GATTGGGGGGTTTTGTAGCATGCAGAGCACTTTCTCAGAGGAATGATGATCCAACAAGAGCTTCACGGCCTTGGGACATg AATCGGGATGGATTTGTCATGGGGGAAGGAGCTGGTGTTCTGCTTCTAGAAGAATTAGAACATGCTAAG AAAAGAGGTGCCAATATCTATGCAGAATTTCTTGGAGGGAGCTTTACGTGTGATGCTTATCATATGACTGAGCCACGTCCTGATG GGGTTGGTGTGATTCTCTGCATAGAGAAGGCATTATCACAGTCTGGGATATCCAAAGAGGATGTGAATTACATAAATGCACATGCTACATCCACACCGGCAGGTGACCTCAAAGAGTATCAAGCTCTCATGCATTGTTTTGGCCAGAATTCTGGT TTGAGGGTGAACGCAACAAAATCCATGATTGGTCACTTACTGGGAGCAGCTGGTGCTGTGGAAGCCATAGCAGCAATACAG GCAATACGGACAGGATGGGTTCATCCAAATATCAATCTAGAAAATCCAGATCAAGGCGTG gacACGAGTGTATTAGTGGGCCCGAAGAAAGAGAGACTAGACATTAAGGCTGCGTTATCTAATTCATTTGGGTTTGGTGGCCACAACTCATCGATCATTTTTGCCCCATTCAAGTGA